GTTGAAATGGATAGAGGCGCATGAAAAAACAGCTTGGATGTTAAGATCTCACTTGAAATAATTTTCAGTCTTGCCTCAATGTTAAGAATGATGAATAAATAATAATAATTGAACTAAATTTCTTGATTTTAATTTAATTCGATTATATTTGTTTTGGAACATTAGAGTACAAATAAATGGCTGTCAGTCTAATTGAAAAATTTTGCATGGTAATAAGGTATTACTGACAGCCAATTTATTTAAGCGGATTTAGGTTTCAAAAACTTGTCTTTCAAGTATTGATACCATTTTTTACCCTTCTTGTCTTTTATTTCCGTTTTGCTTATTCCCAAAAGAACCCTTCTGATATCATTGGCCTCTTCCATCAACTCATAGCTTTTGGAAGTATTTTGATTGTCAATCACAGCTTTGAATTCTTGAAGTTTGGAAATATAAGCGTCCAAAGCTTCGGAAATATTTCCAGCATTTTGCTGGAATATAGGTGACCACATGGCTGGAGAACTTTTAGCAAGTCTTACAGTCGATGAAAAACCTGAACCGGCCATATTGAAAATGTTTTTTTCATTTTGCTCTTTCTCCAAGACAGTAAGTCCCAAAGCGAAAGAACTTATATGACTAAGATGCGATACGTAGGCAATATGCAAGTCATGCTCTTTTGAGTTCATGTAGCTGACTCTCATTTGGAATTTCTCGCATATTTGCAATATTAATTCCAAGCCTTGCTTATCGCTAAGTTCATGATCGCAGATGATCATCATTTTATTTGTGAATAATGAAGCGAAAGCGGCTTCGGGACCTGAGTTTTCAGTACCTGCGATTGGGTGAAGAGCCAAGAATTGGTCTCTTTTAGCATGGCTTCTCACAGCTTCGCAAATGTCTCCTTTTGTAGATCCTAGATCAATTAGCAAAGCTTTTTCGGGCAATTTTTCAAGCACTATCGGCGCTTGCTTGACCATGATATCAACTGGCGTTGCAAGCACTACCATTTCAGATCTTTTGATCGCTTCGTCTAATTCATCAATTTGATCGATTATTCCAAGTTCTTTGGCTTTTATCGCATGATCAGGATTTTTGTCTACTCCTATTATATTCAAATTATCGAATAATTGGCTTTCCTTCAATCCCAAAGCGAAAGAACCTCCCAACAGTCCAAGACCAATTATAGTAACGTTCATTTATTTCTATTTATGCAATTCAAATTGATTGATTTTTTCCAATTCCAGTGATTCAATTCTTTGATTCACTTCTTGGAGTTTTTCTTGATTCGTGCAAAGTGAAATTCTGATATATCTTTTTCCTTTGTCGCCGAATATGAATCCTGGGGTCAGGAATACATTGTATTCATATAAAAGATAGTCAACAAGGTGCTCAACATCCATAACCTTGGAGTTCACTTTGGCCCAGATAAACATTCCTGTTTGGCTTTGGTCAAATTCGCACTCCAGCTTATTCAGTATGTCAAAGACCAAAGACTTTCTTTCGCTGTATTCTTTGTTTCTTTCGTCATGCCATTCTTCGCTTTCTTGCAGTGCCGCAATTGCAGCTTTTTGTGTGCCAAGAAACATTCCTGAATCCACATTGCTTTTCACTTTAAGGATTGCGTCGATATAATCTTTGCTCCCGCTTATCCATCCAACTCTCCAGCCAGCCATATTATGGGATTTGCTTAGTGAGCTTAGCTCAATGGCGCATTCCTTTGCCCTAGGTGAAGAAAGAATACTAATAGGCTTGCTTGTATTGAGAATCAAGCTATATGGATTGTCATGGCATACTAATATTTTATTCTCCAAAGCAAAATCAATGATTTCGTCGAACAATTCTTTGCTTGCCGGTTCTCCTGTTGGCATGTTAGGGTAGTTCACCCACATCATCTTAACTCCCTGAAGGTCTAATTTCTTCATGTTTTCCCAATCAGGAGTCCACTCATCTTCGATAAGCGGGTATCTTATTACTTGGGCGCCAATCATTTCCGCCACAGACTGGTAGGCAGGGTAGGCAAGTTCAGGGACTAGAACTTTGTCTCCCGGATTTAAGAATGCCAAGCTAATATGCGTTATGCCTTCTTTAGAGCCAAGCAATGGCAGGATTTCCTCTTCAGGGTTGATTTCAACATTATATGTTTTGTCATACCAATTCGCCATCTCATTTCTTAAGTCGTCAATGCCTTTATAAGATTGATAACCATGACTGTGAGCGCTATTGGCAGTTTCCACTAAAGCCTTGATAGTGTTTTGAGAAGGAGGCAAATCAGGACTACCGATGCCTATGTTGATGACAGGTTTGCCCTCAAGCATCAGCGCTTTTACCTCTCGCAACTTCTTTGAAAAGTAATATTCTTTGAGTGTGCGTAGTCTATGTGCAGTTTCGATGATCATAGCCAGATGTTTTTATATACTAAGGAGGATTTAAAAATAGAAATAAGGAAATAGGATAGCGTTAAGCTTTTGGGGATTAAGCTTGGTGGTAATAATAATATCGATAAGTGTTCGACGATATGTACTTCTCTAAACGCATCTAAGTTTCTATTCTTTAATGTAGATATTGACAAATGTATGAGCAAAAAAAATAAAAACAAATTTATTCGACATAATTAGTTGCTCATTTGGGCAAAATTCTTGCATACGATTGTTTTGATCTTGTCTTAAGAGTCGGTATTTTGATTTGTGGTATAATATTTTTGCAGAATTTTGTATTACTTTAACTTATTTGTTGTTGGTTAACAATAATTGTGCGGTGAAGTTTATCCTACAAACAAAGCATAATTATCATGAAGAGTAAAAGAGATAAAATTTCGGAAATCACAAGATTTGCAGTGTTTTGGGGACCGCAAAGATCTGATGAGGATGATGGGTCTTACATGGGAGATGGAGAAAGACATATAGGAGATCTTCAAAAGAAAATCGATGATGATATCCATAAGAGAACAACTTTGCCAGGATAATTGTCAACAAGTTGTCTTTAGTTTTTCAGGCTAAAGGCAACTTGATTTTTTTATATAGGGTCAACATCATAGGAGATTCTTACCCTGCTGAACTCGCGTTGTTTATAAAGATTTCCTTCAGTGCTTTTTATTTTATTTTTAATGGAACTCATATTCAGTCCGTTTCTTTCCAGCTTGATTGTAATCTCGTGGATATACATGTTTCGAACTCTTGAAATTAAAGGCTCAAAATATCCAATGGCTCTTTTGCTGCCTAATAAGTTACGAAGTTCATTGTATAGAAAAATGCTTGCAGACCGACTGATGTTCTTGTCTCTGTCCTTAACCATCACTTTTACCAAACGATAAAAAGGCGGGTAATCAAACTTTTGCCTTTCTTTCAATTCATTATAATACATCGACATGTAGTCGTCGCTTTTTAAAAGATCAAATACATG
The Aureibacter tunicatorum DNA segment above includes these coding regions:
- a CDS encoding prephenate dehydrogenase, whose translation is MNVTIIGLGLLGGSFALGLKESQLFDNLNIIGVDKNPDHAIKAKELGIIDQIDELDEAIKRSEMVVLATPVDIMVKQAPIVLEKLPEKALLIDLGSTKGDICEAVRSHAKRDQFLALHPIAGTENSGPEAAFASLFTNKMMIICDHELSDKQGLELILQICEKFQMRVSYMNSKEHDLHIAYVSHLSHISSFALGLTVLEKEQNEKNIFNMAGSGFSSTVRLAKSSPAMWSPIFQQNAGNISEALDAYISKLQEFKAVIDNQNTSKSYELMEEANDIRRVLLGISKTEIKDKKGKKWYQYLKDKFLKPKSA
- a CDS encoding pyridoxal phosphate-dependent aminotransferase, whose translation is MIIETAHRLRTLKEYYFSKKLREVKALMLEGKPVINIGIGSPDLPPSQNTIKALVETANSAHSHGYQSYKGIDDLRNEMANWYDKTYNVEINPEEEILPLLGSKEGITHISLAFLNPGDKVLVPELAYPAYQSVAEMIGAQVIRYPLIEDEWTPDWENMKKLDLQGVKMMWVNYPNMPTGEPASKELFDEIIDFALENKILVCHDNPYSLILNTSKPISILSSPRAKECAIELSSLSKSHNMAGWRVGWISGSKDYIDAILKVKSNVDSGMFLGTQKAAIAALQESEEWHDERNKEYSERKSLVFDILNKLECEFDQSQTGMFIWAKVNSKVMDVEHLVDYLLYEYNVFLTPGFIFGDKGKRYIRISLCTNQEKLQEVNQRIESLELEKINQFELHK